Below is a window of Aeromonas veronii DNA.
CCAGTTCCGCGAGCAGGCCATCGAAGCCCTGGCCTGCATTCCCGGCATTCAGGCGTTCCTCGAGGTGCAGGCCAGCAAATTTACCGACCTGCACGACATCTTCGAGCAGGTGAAAGCGGTGTGGGGTGATCAACTCGAGGGGAAAACCTTCTGCGTGAGGGCCAAGCGCCACGGCAAACACGAGTTCTCCTCACTCGAAGTGGAGCGCTACGTGGGCGGTGGCCTAAACCAGCACTGCGCGAGCAACGGCGTGCGCCTCAAGAACCCGGATGTGAAGATCAACCTCGAGATCGATGGCGAAGAGCTCTTCATCGTCAGCGCTATTCATCAAGGCCTGAATGGTATGCCTATCGCCACCCAGGAGGATGTGCTGAGCCTTATCTCCGGTGGCTTTGACTCCGGTGTGGCGTCGTTCCAGTTCATCAAGCGTGGCTGCCGGGTGCACTACTGTTTCTTCAATCTGGGCGGCGCCGCTCACGAGATCGGTGTCAAGCAGGTGGCTTACCACCTGTGGAGCCGTTTCGGCTCTTCTCACCGGGTGCGTTTCACCGCGGTGGACTTCGAGCCGGTGGTGGCTGAAATCCTTGAGAAGATCGATAACGGCCAGATGGGCGTGGTGCTCAAGCGCATGATGATGCGCGCTGCCGCCAAAGTGGCTGACGAGTTCCAGATCCCGGCGCTGGTGACCGGCGAGTGTGTGGGCCAGGTCTCCAGCCAGACCCTGACCAACCTGAACGTCATCGACCGGGTAACTGGCAAGGTGATCCTGCGTCCGCTCATCACTTGGGACAAGCCGGACATCATCAGTGAAGCCCGCCGCATCGGCACCCTGGAATTCGCCGAAACCATGCCGGAGTACTGTGGCGTCATCTCCAAGAAGCCGACCGTGAAGGCCGATCTGACGCGCATTGAAGAGGAAGAGGGCAACTTCGACTTCGCCATTCTGGACAAGGTCGTGGCCGAGGCCCGTTACCTCGACATTCGTCGTATCGGTGAAGAGACGGCGGCCGAGGTTCAGGAAGTGGAGACCACCGCCGAGACCGGTGACAACGAGGTGATCCTCGATATCCGCTCTGTCGATGAGCACGATGAAAAGCCGCTGGTGGTGGAAGGACGCGAGGTCATGCATATCCCTTTCTTCAAGCTGGCCACCGCATTTGGCGATCTGCCCAAGGAGAAGACCTACCTGCTCTACTGCGATCGCGGCGTGATGAGCAAGCTGCAGGCGCTCTATCTGAAAGAGAAGGGCTTTGCCAACGTCAAGGTGTACCGCCCGTAAGCGGGCTTTTAGCGCCCATAAAAATCCGGCCAATGTGCCGGATTTTTTATTTCACGGAGTCAGTGATGACCATCAGGGGCAGGGGACCGGGGTGAAGGAGTCTTGCCCCTGGCAACGCCAGCCCATTTCAGCCTCCCGCATCTGCCACAGGTTGTTGCTGCGAAACAGAGTCAGGATATAGATCATGTCGCTCTTGCTACCATCGAGGGCGACCGAGAGCACCAGATCATTGTCCAACTGCTGGGCATGGATACGACTGGGGATGTCGCCATGGCCGACGAATCGCAGGGCGACTTCACGGTAGTCATTGACCCAGCTCTGCTGGGCAGTGCTTGCCTGGCGGATCTGCTGGTTGAACTGCTGCACCGGGGTGGAAGCGAGCCGTCCAAAGAGTACCTGCGCTTCGGCGTGCACCGTTGCTACATTTATCAATAGCAGTGATGTGATGAGTCCAAGTTTTTGCATGAGGGATTCCGGCTTACAACACTGGACCTTATGACAACAGAAAAGCCTGTTTGGTTCAACGCAAGGCCCACCGCGACATAATGGCGCGGTGGGCCTGAACTCAATTGCGCTGCAGCGAGAAGGTGGGCAGTGACAAATGCCAGTAAATGGCCGCCACCCGCAAACTGAACACTGCCGTCATGCAGATGAGCATGGCGGTCACCCGGTCCATGTCAATTTCTAACGCCAGGGTATAGAGGATGCCCCCCAGAATGCAGGCGGTAGCATAGATCTCTTTTTGCAAGACCATGGGCACTTCTCGCGCCAATACATCCCGGATCATGCCACCGGCTACGCCGGTCATGGTGCCCATCAATACGGCGATCAGCCCTGATGTACCAAAGTTGAGGGCTTTTTGCGCCCCGATCACGGTAAAGAGCGCCAACCCGAAGGCATCGGCTACTGGCAGCACATACCAGGGCATCCTGCGAGGCAGTTTGACCATCCACATACCGATCAGCGCCGTCGCGATGATGACCCAGATATAGAGCGGATCGCGCACCCAGAATACCGGGGTGGCCCCCAGGATCATGTCACGGATGGTGCCGCCGCCGATGGCGGTGACTGCCGCCAACACCATGACGCCAAACCCGTCCATTCTGAGCCTGCCCGCCACCAATACCCCTGAAAACGCGAATACCGCAGTACCAAACATGTCGCTGATGTAAACAATCTGCTCAACCAGTGTCTGCATGGAGAACAACTCACGCCAAATTGTTGATGGGGCCGCGATTCTAGAGGCAAGGGGGGCGTATGAGCAATGCCGGTATGCAAAAGTGGGAGCCAGCGCGGGTTTCTGGATGCGGTGCCGGGATGGCCGATTGGGCAGTCTCAGGCGGCAATACGGCCATGGTGGGATGCAGGACAGATTTATCCTCCTGGAGGCGAAAAATCTTCTAAAGCATCGGACTGTGGTGCCGTTACTAAAGGGGAAGCAAATGGAAGGGTGTCAGGAAATCCAACTTTTTGCAGTGCTGCGGATCTGGTCATCACCACGTTGAATCAGATCTGCCTCAGTCACCGGCAGCGGATTGGCCCTGCGGACTGACGAAGGATCTCAATCGCCGTGCGCCCTGGGATCCGCAGTTTTAGACTTATCAGGAGAATTCATTATGTCCATGTACATCAGCACCAACGTCTCGTCCCTCAATGCCCAGCGCAACCTGATGAATTCCGGTAAGTCGCTGGATACCTCCTATACCCGCCTCGCTTCAGGGATGCGTATCAACAGTGCCAAGGACGATGCGGCCGGCCTGCAGATCTCCAGCCGGATGACCTCCCAGATCAATGGCCTGGACCAAGGCAACCGCAACGCCAATGACGGGATCTCCCTGGCTCAGACTGCAGAAGGGGCCATGGACGAGGTGACCTCCATGCTGCAACGCATGCGCACCCTGGCTCAACAATCTGCCAATGATACGAATAGTACTGACGATCGTGCCGCTTTGCAGAAAGAGGTAGTTGCACTGCAGAAGGAAATTACTCGGATCGGTAGTGATACCACCTTTGCAGGCACGAAGCTCTTTACTGCGGATAAAACATACAAGTTCCAAGTTGGAGCGGATACTAACCAAGTTATCAGCGTAGACCTCAAAAAAATGGATGCTACCAGCTTGGCGGTTGACGCATTCGACATATCAACTGAGGCTGGTGCTCAAACTGCGCTGGGCGCCGTCGATGCCGTGATTAAAACTGTAGATGGCTATCGTGCCGATCTGGGTGCGGTGCAAAACCGGCTGGACTCCACCATCCGCAACCAGGCCAATATCTCGGAAAACGTCAGCGCCGCTCGCTCCCGTATCCGCGATGCGGACTTTGCCACCGAAACCGCCAATATGACCAAGCAGAATATCCTGCAGCAGGCGGCCTCCAGCATCCTGGCCCAGGCCAACCAGCGTCCGCAGTCGGCTCTGTCGCTGCTGGGTCGCTAAGACGGTCCGGATTAACCTCATAATAAGGAGCGACAGATGGCCAATGAACCCATTGTCATGGCTTCTACCTTGACGCTCACTTCCCATGGCGGCCCTCGGGCCGCCATGCCTGTTTCTGTGCCGCCAACATCCGGCGAGGAGCAAGCCGTCGAGCAGGGAAGCGTCGACCCGGCAGCCAAGACGCTGAAAGAGGAGCCTTCGAAGGCCACAGCGTCATCAACCAAAAATAATGATGAAACCGAAAAACAGGCCCAAGAATTGCAAGAAAGATTGAGCCGCTTGGGGCAACTGAAGGGGTGGGCTATCCATTTCAGCCTAGTGCCCGAGTTTGATCGACCGGTAATCAAGGTGATCGATGCCGAGACCAAGCAGGTGATCCGCCAGATCCCGAGCGAGGAGATCCTCCAGATGAACAAGCGGTTAAAGGCGATGGCGCAGGACAATGGTGAGGGGGTTAGCCTCTCCGGGCTGCTGTTCGACGGTCAGGTATAGGTTTTTAACGAAATAATAAGAGGAGCATGTTATGGCGATTACCTCCGCCGGAGCGGGGTCGGGCATCGATCTCGAGAGCGTGATCACGGCGAGCGTGGCCGCCAGAAAGGCGCAGCTACAGCAACCCATTACCACCAAGCAGAACAGCACCAATATCACCTTGTCTGGCATCGGCCAGCTCAAGTCCTCCCTCACCGCCTTCACCGATATTTTGGATACCTTGAGCAAGCCCGGTGCCTTCAATAAGCGGGCCATCAATATCACCCAGAATAAAGATGATCCTGTGCTGACCGTGGAGAGCAAGAGCGGCACCTCGAACGGCCAGTACAATATCACCGTCAACAAATTGGCAACCACCAGCCGCCAGGAAGGGATCTTTGACAGCTCGACCACGCCGCTGGTCACCCAGGATGGCCAGCTGACTTTCAAGGCGGGTGACAAGGAGTTCACGGTCGACGTCAAGGCGGGGGATACCCTGCAAAACATTCGTAAGCGTATCAACAATGATGGCGATAACTTCGGGCTCAGTGCCAACATCGTCAATACCGCCGATGGCAAGGCCAAGCTTGTCATCGACTCGGGCGTGTCGGGAGATGGCAAGGATCTGGTCATCACGGGTAGCACGACCGAACTGCAAGATAAGTTCACGGGCAAAATGGCAGAGACGCAACAGGCGTCCAGCGCCGAGATCCTGGTCGATGGCAATGTGCTCAAGAGCGATACCAATGTCTTCGATGACGTCATTCAGGACCTGAAGCTGACCGTGCTGCGGGTCTCCGATGCCGACAGCAATGGCGACCTCAAGTCCAACAAGGTGGATATCACCACCGACAAGACCTCTGTTCAGGAGACAGTGCAGAAGTTTATCGATGGCTACAATGCGCTGCAGGAGAAACTGAGCGGCTTGGGCAAGCGCAACAGCATCGTTGGTGGCGTCAGCCAGGATGATGGCGGGGCCTTGGCGGGGGATTCCGTTACCCGGGCCATCAGCAACTTCATGTCCAATTTAATTACCACTCCCTCCGATACCAGCACCACCTATTCCACCATCTTCGAGATGGGCATCAAGATGGATAACAAGGGCAAGCTCTCCCTCGATAAAGAGAAATTTGGTGAGGTGGTCGACAAGAACTTCGATCAGGTGGCAGGGCTGTTCGGCGGTGAGGGTGGTCTGGCGGCCAAGTTGACGAATGGTTTGAAGGAATATACCAAGACCGGTGGCATGCTGGCGCAACGGACCGATACCCTTAATTCAGATCTGCGCAGCCTGAGTCAGAAGCAGGCCACCACCAATGAACAGCTGGTGAAATATGAAGCCGCCTTGCGCGCCCAATACGGCAGCCTGGATGCCCTGCTCGTGAAAATGAATAACTCAGCGGCAGCACTGTCAGCATTGCAAATAAACAATAACTGAGACTGATGTTGTACGGGGATTGATGATATGTACCACCGGAATCTGAAAGCGTATAAGACAACCAGTATTGAAGCGGAATTGGCGGTGGCAGATCCCCATCGGGTCATTCAGCTAATGATGCAAGGACTGTTGGAGTGCCTTGCACAGGCGAAAGGAGCCATAGAGCGGAAAGATATGGAGGCAAAGGCCAGAACCATCGCCAAGGCTCAGGGACTGGTGCATGGTCTTCAGGATGCGCTGGATATGACACAAGGGCAGATCGCGGAGGATCTGTTTGCGCTCTATGCCTATATGGATGAGCGTATCTGGGACGCCAGCGTGCGGCGTGACGTTCAGCCCCTCGATGAGGTCATGACACTGATGTTGACGATCAAGTCGGCTTGGGATCAAATCACCGACGCGGATAAGCAGCAGGGATTTCAGCTAAAACAAGCGTCAGGGAGTGTGTAGTGAAGGCGCTGAACGATTATGGTGATGCGTTGACCGATAATATCGCGACCTTGCAGCGATTGTTGACGAGCCATCAATATGAAGAGGCTTTGGCTTGTATGGATGAGCGTCTGGCAATCATCACGGTACTGACGGAGCTTTCTCGGCAGCAGAAGCTGGCGTCAACGGCAATGGCTACCTTGGTCAGAGACCAACTAGCACAAGAAGAGAGGCTGAGAAGTCTGGCTGAGACGTTTAAGAATGAGATTGCGATGCAGCTAGTGACCCTTGGCAGGGCCAACAAGGCAAAGTCTACTTATCGTGGAAATAGGTAAGCTCTAGCCCGCCGAGGCAGCGTGTTGCATTGTTTGATAAACGTCACGGCTGAGTGATCAATCATTCGTACTGTTTAGATTGTCGAGTGTTCATCTGATTTTTCTTATATGAAGTGAACATGAATTGTACGCAAGCACTTAGGTTTAATATGCCCTCATTTATTGTTGAGTTTTGGTCGAGCATCTTCGGCATACTGGCGAAAGTGTCGGTATTCACTCTGGTAAGGAAAGTGTTCCCCTCAGCAATCACCGCTCGATTTGTCGATGTTTGGGTGTTGAGTCACCTCGTCCTGTCCATGGTGGCGGTAGTGGTCGCCGTCTACTCACCCTATCCTGTTCTTGGATATCTTTTCATGGGGTATGGATTTCTTCGAACCTTTGAAATCGTCGTATACCAGACGAATGTCCTGCTGTTTGATGAGTATCGGGTAGTAAAAGCGGGTGGTGAATACCGACTGGAGGGTTACCGTCGTATCGTCTTGCTGTTACTGCATAATTATTTCGAAATCATACTTTGGTTGGCGTGCACATATACGGTCATGGCCGCTGACTTCGAACATAAATGGCTACCAGGCACAGGTACTGTCTTTGGTGGTATTTATAGCAGTTTTATCACAATGACCTCATTTGGTGATTTCGATTTATTGCCAAAAAGCACTATGGCTGCCTCTGTGCTGCTTTTTCACGCGACAGTCGGCCTGTTCATGACACTGCTAAGTCTGGCCAGATTTATTAGCTTGATACCTGCACCGAAGACTCGTGATCTCGTAGAGATGAAACAAATAGACAGTTCCAACGATAGCCAGTAATTAAGGCTGGGATTAATAAGGATTTAGCGCTGTCCTAATACCCGTTAGGTGATGAT
It encodes the following:
- the fliD gene encoding flagellar filament capping protein FliD, yielding MAITSAGAGSGIDLESVITASVAARKAQLQQPITTKQNSTNITLSGIGQLKSSLTAFTDILDTLSKPGAFNKRAINITQNKDDPVLTVESKSGTSNGQYNITVNKLATTSRQEGIFDSSTTPLVTQDGQLTFKAGDKEFTVDVKAGDTLQNIRKRINNDGDNFGLSANIVNTADGKAKLVIDSGVSGDGKDLVITGSTTELQDKFTGKMAETQQASSAEILVDGNVLKSDTNVFDDVIQDLKLTVLRVSDADSNGDLKSNKVDITTDKTSVQETVQKFIDGYNALQEKLSGLGKRNSIVGGVSQDDGGALAGDSVTRAISNFMSNLITTPSDTSTTYSTIFEMGIKMDNKGKLSLDKEKFGEVVDKNFDQVAGLFGGEGGLAAKLTNGLKEYTKTGGMLAQRTDTLNSDLRSLSQKQATTNEQLVKYEAALRAQYGSLDALLVKMNNSAAALSALQINNN
- a CDS encoding flagellar protein FlaG; its protein translation is MANEPIVMASTLTLTSHGGPRAAMPVSVPPTSGEEQAVEQGSVDPAAKTLKEEPSKATASSTKNNDETEKQAQELQERLSRLGQLKGWAIHFSLVPEFDRPVIKVIDAETKQVIRQIPSEEILQMNKRLKAMAQDNGEGVSLSGLLFDGQV
- a CDS encoding flagellin, producing the protein MSMYISTNVSSLNAQRNLMNSGKSLDTSYTRLASGMRINSAKDDAAGLQISSRMTSQINGLDQGNRNANDGISLAQTAEGAMDEVTSMLQRMRTLAQQSANDTNSTDDRAALQKEVVALQKEITRIGSDTTFAGTKLFTADKTYKFQVGADTNQVISVDLKKMDATSLAVDAFDISTEAGAQTALGAVDAVIKTVDGYRADLGAVQNRLDSTIRNQANISENVSAARSRIRDADFATETANMTKQNILQQAASSILAQANQRPQSALSLLGR
- a CDS encoding trimeric intracellular cation channel family protein — protein: MQTLVEQIVYISDMFGTAVFAFSGVLVAGRLRMDGFGVMVLAAVTAIGGGTIRDMILGATPVFWVRDPLYIWVIIATALIGMWMVKLPRRMPWYVLPVADAFGLALFTVIGAQKALNFGTSGLIAVLMGTMTGVAGGMIRDVLAREVPMVLQKEIYATACILGGILYTLALEIDMDRVTAMLICMTAVFSLRVAAIYWHLSLPTFSLQRN
- the fliS gene encoding flagellar export chaperone FliS, with amino-acid sequence MYHRNLKAYKTTSIEAELAVADPHRVIQLMMQGLLECLAQAKGAIERKDMEAKARTIAKAQGLVHGLQDALDMTQGQIAEDLFALYAYMDERIWDASVRRDVQPLDEVMTLMLTIKSAWDQITDADKQQGFQLKQASGSV
- the thiI gene encoding tRNA 4-thiouridine(8) synthase ThiI, translating into MKFIIKLFPEITIKSKSVRQRFIKILQGNIRNVLRRFDDDARVRMDWDKLIVSSRNDQFREQAIEALACIPGIQAFLEVQASKFTDLHDIFEQVKAVWGDQLEGKTFCVRAKRHGKHEFSSLEVERYVGGGLNQHCASNGVRLKNPDVKINLEIDGEELFIVSAIHQGLNGMPIATQEDVLSLISGGFDSGVASFQFIKRGCRVHYCFFNLGGAAHEIGVKQVAYHLWSRFGSSHRVRFTAVDFEPVVAEILEKIDNGQMGVVLKRMMMRAAAKVADEFQIPALVTGECVGQVSSQTLTNLNVIDRVTGKVILRPLITWDKPDIISEARRIGTLEFAETMPEYCGVISKKPTVKADLTRIEEEEGNFDFAILDKVVAEARYLDIRRIGEETAAEVQEVETTAETGDNEVILDIRSVDEHDEKPLVVEGREVMHIPFFKLATAFGDLPKEKTYLLYCDRGVMSKLQALYLKEKGFANVKVYRP